The DNA region TGATGGGGTGCCTCATGGACTTTTTGATTCATCAGGTCTCTACATCTGTTCTTGTTTTTACAAATTTTGATGTGtttaatcatttgattttaTGCAACGTGCGGGTATTGATTGACTGAATTGCATTGTCTTGTTGAGTTCTGAATATTTACTAAAGGTTTTCTTTGTCAATAACATGTTCCAAGGAGTTGTCTCGGAAGAAGCTAACTTTGTAGTTTGTCTGTCATTTTAAGCAACTGTTTGGACATGAAATGCAACCAAATCCAGACACAGATGAATGTCTGTGTCGGCTTGTATCATGGCTTGCCAATAGCGTTGACTGGTGTCTTAATGTAGCCTGAGTATTTATTGTTCTGAATTGCAGTCTCGTTGAGTTCTGAATATTTACTGAAAGGTTTTCTTTGTCCATGACATGTTTCAAGGAGTTGTCTCTCAAGAAACTAACTTTGTAGTTTATGTCTGTCATTTTAAGCAACTGTTTGGACATGAAATGCAATCAAATCCAGACACGGATGAATGTCTGTGCAGGCTTGTATCATGGCTTGCCAATAGGGTTGACTGGTGTCTTCATGTAGCCCGAGTTTTGCCTGTTGACTTGCTTGTTTTTACTATCTTGTAAAGTAGTTCTGCTTAAGTATTTGTTTAAGGGGTTTAGTGAGACATGGGTGCAGTTATATTGTTTTCTCATAAAAGTTAATGGATGTGTTGAATATCGACAAACATGGCTTcgttgcatgtttaattttttggtTATTGATTTTCAGCTACTTTATTTGTCTAGCAATAAACTGCAGTTATATAAAGTTTAGGGTGGTTGGGAAAAAACTAAAGATTTGAAAAAAAGTTTGCCTAATTAAGTTCTCATTTGAAATACTTATTTCGGTTTTATGTTTCCAGGACCTAATGGAGTGCTTCTTTTTATCATGGGTATGAGCATTGGAATATTGTCTGCTAAAACGACCAGCAAAAGGGAAGTAGATAGTATGAAACTGCAATTAAAGCAGACACATAATTTAGTTCAAGATTTGCATGATGAACTTAATATGAAAGAAATGATTACTGTGAAGGAGATTGTAAATGAAGGCTATTATCAGCCCCCTCGGAAAAGTGATACACCTTCATCAATTAGGGAGCCAATTGCATCTCCTAACAAGGAAGCAAAAGAATTGACCAAATTTGACAATTTTAAGGCAAGCTATGATAATGATGAGAATCTCAAAATAAGGAGTAAAATTGAGGAAGAGCTTCAGGCTGAGCTAGAGATGCTCGAACACAATATCAGTGCAACTGCTCTTGAAAACATATCTTATATTGTTGAGGTGAGACACAGTTTTGCCTTCTTTTAAGAATTTGAACAGTTTGATATACATCATGAACCTGGTTTGTTATTTCATTGATCTTCGAGGTTTTGGTCTCAAAAATTTTGCTCTCTGTTGTCTGTGCTCAGTTTAATATTCTCTTGAATGCCTGGCATTCACCTGAAAACATATACCGCTCACTTTCTTAACTGGATCCTTCGTTGGATGTTAATGATACTTTTGTTCcttaaataattcaaatttcaaaatttactgAAGTTTAATTATTCTAGTCCATATGCCATGTCATGGACTCCTACAAGTCGAAAAGATTAAAGATATGtagaaatataataaatttgcTTGCATGGTCTCCCGAATTCTGTAGAGAACACTAGCTAGATATCTACTTTTTGCTTGATACCAGTTTGCGGAGGTTAAGTTTCTGATCAAGTTTTTATAAACCTAATATGCTTCAGCGTCATCTTTATTTTCCAGCTTGATCCGGATTACGAACCAGATATTGCTCAAGGAGACTTAAAGCCAATGATGGCCACGGAAACTCGAGATACTTTATCTGAGTCAGGTGACAAATCAACAGGTACAACCACCAATGTCTCTCAGCCTCCAAATTACGCAGTTTCGCCGAGGGAGCTGTGTTTCCGCCTCCATGAGTTGATTGAGTCAAGGCTTGAAGCACGTATCAAGGAGCTAGAAATTGCCCTTAGTAACAGCGAAAACAaagttcgagttcttggttctCAAGGCATTATATTGGGAACAAGACTTCCTTACAGTGAAACAGAATATTCATGCTCTCCCCAAAGCCCGATAAACATTTGTGAACACTACACAGCCGATGGATCGTTGGTTAAGAATATCTCCAGCAATTCCCTGGATTCAATTAAGGAGGAAAATGGGATTTTATTGAAGGCGACAGATAACGATCAAGAACGAGGTGAGAAGTCTATTAGTAACTTTGGCagtgatcatgaaatgtattcaACTGTACAAAAATTCATCGACGATCTATTCGACGAAGAAAAGGACCGTGTCTCACATCATGATGCAGTTATGGAAAAAGATGGTGCGCAAGAGGATTCAGTTCAAGATATGGT from Primulina tabacum isolate GXHZ01 chromosome 14, ASM2559414v2, whole genome shotgun sequence includes:
- the LOC142524338 gene encoding uncharacterized protein LOC142524338; this encodes MDLWVVAAAAGAGYIAKNLQNLTVDKNEDLLEPALKYPGNVQLESMNILQQIRYNTCPLRRLEQNRAQEDGELASSSTGISGQRFSEFEDGERKTSRRLGRGKFIRSSRSGLNVARPLISLENDLDYELSKDGEGFEQNMFGMFPSVSTSRPLLVTDGIGLTTRSSSASSLALFDGGVEEGRRENIVGSKVRSTMFRSHSVDHIDSAVLPRKPKKSSGLARMSDSTDGVPHGLFDSSGPNGVLLFIMGMSIGILSAKTTSKREVDSMKLQLKQTHNLVQDLHDELNMKEMITVKEIVNEGYYQPPRKSDTPSSIREPIASPNKEAKELTKFDNFKASYDNDENLKIRSKIEEELQAELEMLEHNISATALENISYIVELDPDYEPDIAQGDLKPMMATETRDTLSESGDKSTGTTTNVSQPPNYAVSPRELCFRLHELIESRLEARIKELEIALSNSENKVRVLGSQGIILGTRLPYSETEYSCSPQSPINICEHYTADGSLVKNISSNSLDSIKEENGILLKATDNDQERGEKSISNFGSDHEMYSTVQKFIDDLFDEEKDRVSHHDAVMEKDGAQEDSVQDMVRTWDRQMSRSLLLDEDFESEDEEEADESEMLLIKKIVERRRSGSAFAFNFDEFRIKG